From the genome of Lutzomyia longipalpis isolate SR_M1_2022 chromosome 2, ASM2433408v1, one region includes:
- the LOC129788548 gene encoding tether containing UBX domain for GLUT4, producing MSNQSVTVLTPNGRRQIIKLTPNTTLLEVLEQVCRKFQLEPNKHILRHHNKTVDLSGMFRFSGLPNNCLLEMEETQTARKEAEVHIVLQMESGERLSDDFTPATTIEGILGKLCPDGVGNEKNLVVIYMRKEVFGEELATTTLKSLGLTSGKAMLRLLRRNPEELRVQANVSSVLAPKPIPVAPVEVAKSQNPRENVQKVLAVQEESTEVVEQQPMEVDEEQCVANEEELPKERILGKDSPEMKKSKFEEKSTKLAEKPEKSEALSAEEMKRLEEEIRIIGEHDAVIFSLDSTQRMQERDLPDSFFDLTIDDVRLLLRDLKDQAKSLDDAPLLTAQLREMENNRKVLKLLQYKKTIIRIQFPDRHVLQATFNPIDTIEGVRNVVRKHLENPVIAFYLFTTPPKQILPPNSRLVELQCVPQAVIHFGVEQDVKSDTGSFLRGDLLQNLTSPDAAILLAMRSRGLSPCSVLGKKDGQEDAEMAGASGSSLQKPRIPDNFQKSSSTASSSSSTASTVPKWFKMSK from the exons atGTCCAATCAATCAGTCACAGTTCTCACGCCCAATGGGCGAAGGCAGATTATTAAATTGACTCCCAACACGACACTTCTTGAG GTTCTTGAACAAGTCTGCCGGAAATTCCAATTAGAACCCAACAAGCACATCCTGAGGCATCACAATAAAACTGTGGACTTGTCAGGGATGTTTCGTTTCTCAGGCCTACCCAATAATTGCCTCCTTGAGATGGAGGAGACACAGACAGCAAGGAAGGAAGCTGAAGTTCACATTGTCCTGCAAATGGAGTCTGGGGAGCGATTATCGGATGATTTTACACCTGCCACTACTATTGAGGGTATTCTGGGGAAGCTCTGTCCTGATGGGGTGGGGAATGAGAAGAATTTGGTGGTTATCTACATGCGAAAGGAGGTTTTTGGGGAAGAACTTGCAACGACAACGCTTAAAAGTCTGGGATTGACGAGTGGAAAGGCAATGTTGCGGCTCCTGCGGCGGAATCCCGAAGAGCTCAGGGTACAGGCTAATGTGTCAAGTGTACTTGCACCAAAACCCATCCCTGTGGCTCCTGTAGAAGTTGCTAAATCACAAAATCCTCGGGAAAATGTCCAGAAGGTTTTGGCGGTTCAAGAAGAAAGTACGGAGGTGGTGGAGCAACAGCCAATGGAAGTTGATGAGGAACAATGCGTGGCAAATGAGGAAGAATTACCCAAGGAGAGAATTTTGGGAAAAGATAGTCCGGAAATGAAGAAATCCAAATTCgaagaaaaatccacaaaattagCGGAAAAGCCTGAAAAATCCGAAGCTTTGAGTGCTGAAGAGATGAAGAGACTGGAGGAAGAGATAAGAATT atCGGAGAACACGATGCAGTGATCTTTTCCCTGGACTCCACACAGAGGATGCAGGAAAGAGATCTTCCGGATTCCTTTTTTGACCTCACAATTGATGATGTGCGTCTTTTGCTGCGAGATCTGAAGGATCAAGCTAAATCCCTCGATGATGCACCCCTGCTGACGGCTCAATTGCGTGAAATGGAGAACAATAGGAAGGTCCTGAAGTTGCTGCAGTACAAGAAGACCATCATAAGGATTCAATTCCCCGATCGGCATGTCCTCCAGGCAACATTTAATCCCATTGACACCATAGAGGGCGTGAGAAATGTTGTCAGGAAGCATTTGGAGAATCCCGTAATTGCCTTTTATCTCT TCACAACACCTCCTAAGCAGATTTTACCCCCAAATTCTCGTCTTGTTGAGCTTCAATGCGTCCCTCAGGCTGTTATTCACTTTGGTGTGGAACAGGATGTTAAATCAGACACCGGGAGCTTTCTCCGTGGTGATCTTCTGCAGAATCTCACCTCACCGGATGCAGCAATTCTCCTGGCAATGAGATCACGTGGTCTTTCTCCATGCAGTGTTTTGGGGAAGAAGGATGGGCAGGAGGATGCCGAAATGGCAGGAGCTTCGGGAAGTTCATTGCAAAAGCCACGAATTCCggataatttccaaaaatcatCTTCTACTGCCTCATCATCCAGTTCAACAGCCAGCACGGTTCCCAAATGGTTTAAAATGTCAAAGTGA
- the LOC129788549 gene encoding rabenosyn-5, which translates to MASLLDDGDGEILEGFLCPICKEDLKTPERLTNHVETKHSEEQDILKSLKEIFGFARKKILNLDESPDLPKTLENSLNIKPSIFSIGRVQQPVEEIIQEVGADCDHMAYFKAVRNPRLERYATETNKLIIRLHKLLTDRPRDPIQRKMHEQERVPWLDGKAVKLCPSCAKSFHLTRRQHHCRLCGSIMCHDCSRFLDIGAAECLLNPSGDTTPTDMEARTGNRDFDINTLRICEHCLHLLENRKEMQDRTTFRPPVTRLYDRAQELKREITPDIPMYRKIVTSLYEGDSIFTLADASALRSKIGRVAEQIDNVSKAILSLPTPQGSRAEALKKALRLACVTYIKEEMLSLPQLPLEEEIERLQRKRREETEMRIERERRLAAEALERYEQVNSMTNDVARETQCSATGSAVTSLDNWSGYRADTSGGPMADPLVEQINIIKGYIKQARQALRFEEVATLEMNLRELQQEFYNRQQNV; encoded by the coding sequence ATGGCCAGCCTCCTGGATGATGGTGATGGGGAAATTCTGGAGGGATTCCTTTGTCCCATTTGCAAGGAGGACCTAAAAACCCCGGAAAGGCTGACAAATCACGTTGAGACGAAACATTCCGAGGAGCAGGACATTCTCAAATCTCTCAAGGAGATTTTTGGTTTTGcccggaaaaaaattctcaatctcgATGAGTCACCTGATTTGCCAAAGACCCTGGAGAATAGCTTGAACATCAAACCGAGTATCTTCTCCATTGGACGAGTGCAGCAGCCCGTGGAGGAGATTATTCAGGAAGTTGGGGCAGACTGTGATCATATGGCGTACTTCAAGGCTGTACGGAATCCCCGCCTTGAGCGATACGCCACAGAGACGAACAAACTCATCATACGTCTGCATAAATTGCTGACAGATCGTCCACGGGATCCAATTCAGCGGAAAATGCATGAACAGGAGCGTGTTCCATGGCTCGACGGGAAGGCAGTTAAGTTGTGTCCCAGCTGCGCTAAGAGCTTCCACCTCACACGTCGCCAGCATCACTGCCGCCTCTGTGGCTCCATCATGTGTCACGACTGTTCGCGTTTCCTGGACATTGGGGCTGCTGAGTGCCTGCTCAATCCCTCTGGCGACACCACACCCACTGACATGGAAGCCCGTACGGGGAATCGAGATTTTGACATCAACACACTCCGTATTTGCGAGCACTGCTTGCACTTGCTGGAAAATCGCAAAGAAATGCAAGATCGCACCACATTCCGTCCACCAGTAACGCGTCTCTACGATCGTGCCCAGGAGCTTAAGCGCGAAATCACTCCAGACATTCCCATGTACCGGAAGATCGTCACAAGTCTCTACGAGGGAGATTCAATCTTCACATTGGCCGACGCAAGTGCCCTTCGGAGTAAAATTGGGCGTGTAGCTGAGCAAATAGATAATGTCAGCAAGGCAATTCTCTCCCTTCCAACACCCCAAGGAAGTCGTGCTGAGGCACTTAAGAAAGCCCTGCGCCTTGCATGTGTCACATACATCAAGGAGGAGATGCTGTCACTGCCACAATTGCCGCTTGAGGAGGAAATTGAGCGTTTGCAGCGGAAACGGCGTGAAGAGACGGAAATGCGCATTGAGCGTGAACGACGCCTAGCAGCTGAAGCTCTCGAGCGGTATGAACAAGTCAATTCCATGACCAATGATGTGGCACGAGAGACACAATGCTCAGCTACGGGATCTGCCGTGACGAGCTTGGACAACTGGAGTGGGTATCGTGCTGATACAAGTGGTGGGCCCATGGCGGATCCTCTTGTGGAACAAATCAACATCATCAAGGGGTACATCAAGCAAGCACGGCAGGCTCTGCGTTTTGAGGAAGTTGCCACGCTGGAGATGAATCTCCGGGAGCTTCAGCAGGAATTCTACAATCGCCAGCAAAATGTTTGA